The Deltaproteobacteria bacterium DNA window ACTAAAAAAGGATAAGGGAAAAAGGATAAAGATGGAAGAAAATAGTTTTAAGAATAAGAAGAACTTGCAAGGGCGCACATTTAACTTTGCAGTGGAAATAATCAAGCTCTTAAAAGAAGTTAAATATTCAAAAGAGAATGATGTTATAAAATATCAATTAGCAAAATCAGCTACTTCAGTTGGTGTAAATTACGATGAGGCTCAAGGGGCGTATAGTAAGGAAGATTTTAAATATAAAATTGGTATTTGCTTTCGTGAGGCAAAAGAAAGTAACTATTGGCTAAGAATTATGAAGGCAACAGGTATTTTAAATGGTGCCAGTTTGGATTATTTAGTAAAAGAATCAGAAGAGATTAAAAATATCTTCGCAAGCATAAACAAGAAAATTCATTATCGCAAAGATGTATAAGATTTTATCCTTTATCATTTATCCTTTATCATTGATACTATGAAAGGAATAATTTTAGCAGGCGGCGCAGGAACAAGGCTATATCCGGCAACAAAGATTATCTCTAAACAGCTTCTTCCAGTTTACGACAAACCTATGATTTATTACCCCTTGTCAATTTTAATGCTTGCAGAAATAAGAGATATTTTAATAATTTCTACACCTAAAGACTTGCCAAGATTCAACGATTTATTTGGTTCCTCTTATGCAGGAATTAAGTTTTCATACGCCGAACAACCACAGCCTAATGGCATCGCAGAAGCCTTTATTATTGCAGAGCAATTTATCAA harbors:
- a CDS encoding four helix bundle protein — translated: MEENSFKNKKNLQGRTFNFAVEIIKLLKEVKYSKENDVIKYQLAKSATSVGVNYDEAQGAYSKEDFKYKIGICFREAKESNYWLRIMKATGILNGASLDYLVKESEEIKNIFASINKKIHYRKDV